The proteins below come from a single Isoptericola dokdonensis DS-3 genomic window:
- a CDS encoding O-antigen ligase family protein, whose product MSAGRPRGLALPTADDLRALWRDGSVERSVGILLAVVALGVMSLAVGMLAVPYGWYVVAAAALLVLLGATTIERAAVPILAMPGLVVIQRVGGFISVSDAVLFGAFFFALLFGVRPYSTTMRSLLWLSVIYQVATLFTVVVNPYTANTVEWFHAWLSVGGALVMGWAVGRSGRARFGLSLFMLACVGIAVLTCAAALIKFAQGDFGPVYLEWPIAMHKNLIGCLLGFAAVLAYARPYWVGWPRHAALAAFWICSLAVLASQARQALLGLVVGVLFLTLRKDPDRKRSKLILAGLLPAMVFVAGMVRDQLAEENQFNSAYQRLEWYGQALEVWQKNIWVGVGLRWWETGEHGYVFQPPNAEIEQLSATGIVGLVGFVILFGGAIIVLWGMESRFANVAIAVLLTRLVQGQFDLFWSAIVVSVPFVLIGVAVGAHAYAEEQRGRRPVEPAVEPVERGAP is encoded by the coding sequence GTGAGCGCCGGCAGGCCGCGGGGCCTCGCCCTGCCGACCGCGGACGACCTGCGGGCGCTGTGGCGCGACGGGTCGGTCGAACGGAGCGTGGGCATCCTCCTCGCCGTCGTCGCGCTGGGGGTCATGAGCCTGGCCGTCGGGATGCTGGCCGTGCCCTACGGCTGGTACGTCGTCGCCGCGGCGGCGCTCCTGGTCCTGCTCGGCGCGACGACGATCGAGCGCGCGGCCGTCCCGATCCTCGCGATGCCCGGCCTGGTGGTCATCCAGCGTGTCGGCGGCTTCATCTCCGTGAGCGACGCCGTCCTGTTCGGCGCCTTCTTCTTCGCCCTGCTGTTCGGGGTCCGCCCGTACTCCACGACCATGCGCTCGCTGCTGTGGCTGAGCGTGATCTACCAGGTCGCGACCCTGTTCACCGTGGTCGTCAACCCGTACACCGCCAACACCGTGGAGTGGTTCCACGCCTGGCTCTCGGTGGGCGGCGCCCTCGTCATGGGCTGGGCGGTGGGGCGGTCGGGCCGTGCCCGCTTCGGGCTGTCCCTGTTCATGCTGGCCTGCGTCGGCATCGCGGTGCTCACCTGCGCGGCCGCGCTGATCAAGTTCGCCCAGGGCGACTTCGGCCCCGTGTACCTCGAGTGGCCGATCGCCATGCACAAGAACCTCATCGGCTGCCTGCTCGGGTTCGCGGCCGTCCTGGCCTACGCCCGGCCGTACTGGGTCGGCTGGCCCCGCCACGCCGCCCTCGCCGCCTTCTGGATCTGCAGCCTCGCCGTGCTCGCCTCCCAGGCCCGCCAGGCCCTCCTCGGCCTCGTCGTCGGCGTCCTGTTCCTCACCCTGCGCAAGGACCCCGACCGCAAGCGCTCCAAGCTCATCCTCGCGGGGCTGCTGCCCGCCATGGTCTTCGTCGCCGGGATGGTGCGCGACCAGCTCGCCGAGGAGAACCAGTTCAACTCGGCCTACCAGCGGCTCGAGTGGTACGGCCAGGCGCTCGAGGTCTGGCAGAAGAACATCTGGGTCGGCGTCGGGCTGCGCTGGTGGGAGACCGGCGAGCACGGCTACGTGTTCCAGCCGCCCAACGCCGAGATCGAACAGCTCTCCGCCACGGGCATCGTCGGGCTGGTCGGGTTCGTCATCCTCTTCGGTGGGGCGATCATCGTCCTGTGGGGCATGGAGTCCCGGTTCGCCAACGTCGCCATCGCCGTGCTCCTGACCCGGCTCGTCCAGGGCCAGTTCGACCTGTTCTGGTCGGCGATCGTCGTCTCGGTGCCCTTCGTGCTCATCGGGGTGGCCGTCGGGGCGCACGCCTACGCCGAGGAGCAACGCGGGCGAAGACCCGTCGAACCCGCCGTCGAACCCGTCGAGAGAGGTGCGCCATGA